The following is a genomic window from Bos taurus isolate L1 Dominette 01449 registration number 42190680 breed Hereford chromosome 11, ARS-UCD2.0, whole genome shotgun sequence.
GGTCAAGTGGGCTGCCTCAGAAGACAGTGTGTTTCTGTAGATAGAAAATGCTAGTGATGTCCTCAGAAAGAAACTGTAAAAGGCCTCTGGGGATGATAAAATCAGCACTAGCGAACCCTTGTAAAgagccagataataaatattttaggcttgtgGGCTATCCTATCGTTGTTACAGCCACTCAGCCCTGCCATTGTGGCACagaatgaaaatattaatgaagcatggctgtgttttaataaaactttatttgcaagaAAAAGTGACTGTGGACCTGATTTAGCCTGTGGGCCAGAGTTTGCCTACCTCTTCTCTAGAGGATTGATAAAATGACTTGATGccaagaaaaatatattgaagaaAAAGCAGGAAGGAAGGTTTAGAAACAGACAAGTGAGAGTAATGAGACTGTTTTCAGGATAGTAATGGAGGTAGATATGGCAGCAGGTTTGCAGAAAAATATTCCTGGGATTTGCTAAGAGTGTCATTGCAGAGAAGGGCTGGTGTGGACTGGAAGTCTCTCCCTGCAAAGCAAGCAATGTAACCCATGCATTCAGggccacctcatctcatcctgggtCATGGATGGCTGTCTCATCCATCCATGGATGGCTGTCTCATCCATCTCAACCACAAAATCCTATTTGTGGTTTTCTACAGTGTTAGGATTTGGAACAGCTGAACATGGGAGGGTCCAGCTGAGCTTTGGGACCATGGGTCAGTTCTGCAGTGGAGGCAGCCTTCTCAGGCATGGAGGGCAGGGGGGGTCCTTTTCCTCCTTATCCACACACATCACATTTCACACTGTTCTGTGGGGGAAAGGTGGAGAGGAAAGACTCACACAGGTCATCTCTGAGAATGTCAACTGGGGCTGCAAATTGGGCTTTTTGAAAAATCTCTGTGGTCCACCTCAAATATGTATGTATCCCTTTGACTTTTAGAAAAAGCTCTTCAGAGTTTATTGGAATCTCTGACCTGTCCACCCTACACACCAACCCAGCACCTGGAGCGGGAGCAGGCCCTGGCCAAGGAATTCGCGGAAATTCTGCATTTCACCCTTCGATTCGATGAGCTGAAGGTTAGGCCATGTGCGCTTGGACAATTTACCAGATTCACACTGAGCACCTGCATGTCCAGGTGCTTTGCAGGGCTGTGGGGTGGGGAAAAAAGATGAGGGAAGTAGCTCCTTTCCCCAAGAGACATGTAATGTGGTAAGAATTCACACTCCTTGTGGTCAAAGTGATTTACGATGGTGGTTTGTATGTGGAAATTCAAAATCTGCCAAATACAACCAGAGAAAACATCTCAAGTGTCTGTTCCTCTTTGGAAGCAAGTGTGCTTTCCCTAAAATCTAGCCTAGGGTAAAAATAGGGTGTATTCTTAAATAATGAAGCTCTGAGTCTATTTTTAACCCAAAGTTGTTTTAACTCTTGGGTAACAAAGAGAAGTCCTGGTATCTGTACAAAATATATTGCCTGGATTTTGGGTAAATAACCCccctctgatgctgagaaatgaccttctttcctcttttctgaaCTTCAGATGAGGAACCCCGCTATTCAGAATGACTTCAGCTACTACAGAAGGACCATCAGTCGCAATCGCATCAACAACATGCATGTGAGTCCCTGGATCTCCTGGGTCGACAGCCCCAGGTTCCAGATCTCTTTTAATTTCTGCATCAGGAGGGGCACAGGGAGAAGACAGAGCCTTTGTGATTCATTTTCCAGAAGACACAATTTGAGCTGTTGACCGTCTCTTTATCAATCGCATCTTCTCATCTTCTTTTCATCAGCTAGACATTGAGAATGAAGTCAACAATGAGATGGCCAATCGAATGTCCCTGTTCTACGCAGAAGCCACGCCGATGCTGAAAACCCTCAGCAACGCCACCATGCACTTTGTCTCCGAagtaagtgatgttgagcaacaaAGTGCCTTCCGCCCAGTTGCCCATCAAAGCTGCTAACAGGCTAACATGCTTTGTGTCTCCCATTTAGAACAAAACCCTGCCAATAGAGAACACCACAGACTGCCTCAGTACGATGACAAGTGTTTGTAAAGTCATGCTGGAAACTCCGTAAGTTAAATCAGAGGTGTATCCATGTCAAGAATTCACGTATCTCTAacagtgatgatggtggtgatgaccgCTTCTAACGTTTGGGTTAGCACGTCAACATTTCCTTATATATTAACTGAATTAATTTCATAAAGAACTCTGGCGATAGGTGTAGTTATCCCCATCTTAAAGCTAAGGAAGACAAGGCTGAAATTGGTTAACTGACATCTTCCCAAAGATCGCATGGCTTGTTAGATGGCAGAATCAAAACTTGAATCAAAGATGCAGGAGAAGTTGTATGCAGATCAAATGGTGGATTGAGTTAAATGACTGGGTATTGTTATAAGTATATTGGAGAAAAGATTTGAGAGACGATATAAGTATGCTGGAGaaaagatttgagagaatattTAAAACCAAGAGTAGAACTGGTAAGActattataaaaatgataatgaaaatctCTCTCTCAGGCATGTGGCAGTTTCTTTGTACTTAAATTAGttgctggattttaaaaatgcttgagtTGTTGAGGTGAGGCAGTATAGTAATGAGGAAATCTTCACTCCAGTGTCAGGTTTCCCCTTATTCTACTTATTTTGTAGCCCCTTCTGTGCCCACTGACAAGTGGTCTgaccttggtttcctcacctgaTGAGATCCCCATAATGCCATCTACAAGGCAGAAAGTTTGGGAGTGCCAAGGCATCAAGAGTGCCTTCTAAAATGTGATGCTCTGTTCAAATGTAAGAGGGCATTCCTTCCagatatttcatttatatttaagttAATATTTATTCCAAGATGGAAATAATAATCATCATTGTGGAGCCAAGTCAGAATGAAGTTGATGTTAAGAAAGCCTCTAGAATTGGCCTGAATTATCTGAATCATCAATGACCCTGTCAAGGTAAGGGAACAGAATTCAAGCTCCACAAATACTCTCAACCCAATGAATGGTGTGTAACCTCTTTTAGGTATCTTTGCCAATCTAATTCAATCTGCAGCCTGTATCTTAACAAAGGAAGTTACCCTGACTGGCGACGCAGTAGCTGCTCTATAGAAATGAGCTTGATTCGTTTTCTCCATAATGAAGCCATTATTCTCTATAATCTAGGACAGCCAGAGAGACCTGCTATAAAATATTCATGATTGATGGGTGGGGGGGTTTTATATGTGATGAGCTGGCTCGCTAAGGGCAGAAGAGAAGAGAATTTACTGCCCTCCAATTTACCTTGTTTTCACACTGGTTGGATAGATTCAAGGAGAATTATCATCGCCAGTTTCTTTAAGAGCTTATTAACCTGGTTCTTGCAGGTCTAGGATTGTTCTCAAGAGAGGATTGGAGGAGGCTAAACTAGCCAGTTGTGGAGCCAAAAACAAATGGATCTGTCACGGAAGTAACACCTCTGCCATTTCTCCTCTCTTCCAgggaatacaggagtaggtttaCCAGTGAAGAAACGCTGATGTTCTGCATGAGGGTCATGGTGGGGGTCATCATCCTGTACGACCACGTGCATCCCGTGGGAGCTTTCTGCAAGACATCCAAGATCGATGTAAGAACAGTTATGATAGGTGATTTCCCAGTAGGGGCTCGTGAATGTCGCCAAACAGaccttgcttctctctctccctcccctccatccaCCCCCCACCAACTGCCCATGAGTGAGCTCTCCCTGTTGCAAATCCATCAAGGCATCTCTCCTTGTAGCAAAAAGTCCAGTCCTGTTCACGGGCATACAACAAATGCATCCAACCtcaaagacacagaaagagaATGGAGACGCTGATCCCCTCAGCTTGTAGAGGGGCTGAGGGGTGAGCAGTCACTTAGCTGCTAGCTGCCCTTCAGCTTTTCCACGTGCCATATACGTATTtacttgtatatatgtatctcagCGTGAAAAGCATTAGGAGATAACTGGATTACAAGACACCATGGTCAAATCCCAAACAACGTTCCAACTTCCTGTCCCATTGCCCAGCAGAGAGCACCACCTGATTCTCATGCTTTTTCTTGTCCTTGGACTATGCTTGAGCCCTGCCCAGAGCGCCCGGCCTCTTCTCTGGTAGGGGGATTCCTTTAAGACACTCCTCACATGTCCCCTCATGTGGAGCACGCCTCCCGCACCCTGCATGGAGTAGAGCCTTGCTTCTCCTCCGGCCCCAGAGCGCCCGCCATTTTGGATTTTCTAACTCCTTCACAGACtctggtgcttccctggtagctccacAATAAAGTatctatctgcctgcagtgcaggagacacaggttgatccccgggtagggaagatcccctggagaaggaaatggcaacccattccagtatacttgcctgggaaatcccatgggcagaggagcctggtgggctgtagccaatggcgtcacaaagagttgggcacgacttggcaactaaacaacaaacacagATTCTGAGTTTGTGGACAAGAGCGGAGACCAGGATGTATACACCTGATGCCCACTCCATTGCCTAACAGTGTCTTTGGTCCATGGAGCATAGTGCTCATAAAAtttttgctgagtgaatgaataggACTGGAAAACAAATGATGGTGGTGTGCAAGTGATTTCCTGTTGACTGTGAGATAAAGACACTCCTCTCAGCCCAGTGTTTGCCTGCAGCAGCACCCAGCAATGTATCCCTGTATTAATTTAAAACCTTTTAAGTACAGAATAGCACCTTTTGGTACTAACTTATTCTGAAACAGCTAAGTAGGGGTATGCACACTCTAGGCTCATTCATGCATagacagcagcatctttgatGCTCTAGTTCTGTGCAGACAGAAGGTCCAGATGCCCAGAGGGGCTGTGAGTCTGAAGAGTGTAAgaaaatttttcagtttataatACAATTCAGTTTACTCATGTTGAGGTTCTGGCTTCCTAGCATACATAGCTAGCCATAGTTCTCCATagagttttccttatttttaatataattatttttatttctcaagaaaataaatatttatataaaaatttgggggaaataaaggaaattaatatacagaaCTTTAAACATATCTGTGGTAACCTCACCATGGACATCATGTGTCATCAATATGTCACATATGTTTGTCCCTTCATTTTATATAGATGTTtgggtgtctgtgtgtatgtattaataCTTAACAGATTAGCACCCTGCTATAattgttatttaaaaacatttaatttgcATAACAGTATATTACAGAGTTTTTTCCATACCAATAAATATTTTACTGTATTCTTCGTGAGGCTTTAACATTTTTATGCTATAGATTGAGCATAAATAGCTCTATTAATAACCCATGAATATCATTTGAATATGGATTGAATTTATTACCTAGTACTCATAGGACATTCTCATTTACCACAGCCATTTGTTAACTTGTCAGAGAgtcaataattaaaaatacactgAGTACCATTATGTCTTGTAgccttaacttttaaaaaaagctcGTCCTTGCTTGTCATTCACTGGCTCTTTCTGTGGAGGCTGTAAACATTATATGATGTTAGTTCTAACCCTCCCCATTCCTGATGAAGTCTGTTTGTTCAAGTTGGTCTTACTAAGAATGGCTTGCTTGTACTGAAGCTCACCCATGTCTCTAAGAAAGTTTCAGCTTTACAGAGCACAGTATGTATACTATATAATGGGTCATTTTTCTCTGATGACATAAAGGCTCTCCTTCCAGATACCAGTCTGCTTCGAAGTCAGCAGTTACAGGCACGGGGTTTATAAACCCTCAGGGTATCAGCATCAACTATGAAGAAGCAGATAATGAACTAGATCCTGTCCTTACAGAGAACGTGTTCTGGAGCCCAAAATGGAAGTACTGAGCTCTAGACACCCAGATGAGGGAGAAATTCCTTCTgtagagaggcagagaaagagggCGATGTTTCAGGTGGATCTGGGGAATCTTACCAAGTGGACGGAGAGAAGGAAGAGTACTCCGAGCAGAGGATTCATCCCAGCAGAGTCATGGCGGCCCAGAGGGTTGGTCATCATTTAGAGAACAGATCCTGTTTGTGGGTGTGAGGGATGCAGGCTGGAATGAGGTGGCATTTTCAACTGATTTCCTTAAAACTACATGGAGCGATCCAATACAGTATCACTCTTTAAGCCCGGTCCCCAGCCCACACCTCACCCAGAATCCCAGACCCCCACCTCCTCTGGACACATGAGGTATGGCCGGCCTCAAATCAAAGGTTCTCACTTTCACACAGACCTGCTCCTCCTCTTGGGCTCCTGTCTCAGGTATTTCACTTCCTTTCAACTCAGGGTCAAAGCcaaacctggggtttttccgcaGAACCTAGGAACAGTCTTCTTCGCTCTTCACCTTCACACCTCCTCAGACACCGAGTCCTGTGGCCTGGACCTCAGCGCGTCCTCTCATCTCGCCCTGATGCTCTGTGCCTACTGCCGCTCTCACAAGCTCACTCATGCTCTCCCTCACACCGTCACTCACGCCCTCACTCTCAGGGGCTCCCACCGGGCCTCCCATCTCCAGCTCTACTTCCTCAGATCCCTTGCAGTATTAACCACATTATTAGATCGTTGAACACCTATCAAGGGTATTTTCCACAGGTCAAGGCCTCAAGTCCTGAACATGTTGTTAAACGCACGTTGAATATGGTCCAGAATGCATCTCTGACTGTGTCTTTTTAGTCACAACCCAGGCTTTTATCAGCCTGAGATCGAACTAGAAATTCCGTAGAGTATCCACCACACTTCTGCCTCTTTTCTAATCTGTATCCCCATTTCTCCGTGGGCACTTTTTACAAGAACACATATCAAAGGATGACAAGGAGCTGTTTGTCTCTCTTCTCCCACTGGGCTCTGAGCTCTCTTGGGAGAGGGACTGAATCTCTTCATCCTGTGCTTGTCCCCATCCTGCACCTGTGACAGGCATCTCTGATTGACCACTACATTCTTTTTGGATGAGGCTAAGCATACCCCCAAATGACTCTAAGCCCTGTGCTTCAGGCTGCCCCCATCAATCCAACAAGCTTTATCAAGTCTTTGGGGAAAAGCTTTCAACCTACAAAAACATTTTCTAAGTGACCATTGTAAGAGAGGTCCTTAGTACTGTTTACccaatcagtgcatgaatatctGTGAGTTTAAAATGACTGACTGTATTCTTTCCAGAAGGATTCTTCCTTTGCCAAAAAAATTCCTGTATATGAGTAATATAATGTGATCTATTAAGATGTAGATTTAGCTTTCATGTATTTCCCAAATGATGAATAAATTATATTGCAAGGACACAAAAAGCTAAGAAACTTACCCGGTTTAGGAAGATGCTAAATAAAGAAGGATGGATGAAACCCAGGCATTCTGCCTCCATGTGCTTCGTATTCCTAACTGTTGTCCTTTACTGGCCCTCTCCTGGCCTGGGGAGGGAGACAAATTAACCTGAGCACTAAGATCTCTTAAGGTTCTCTGAGAAATGCCAGGTACTATCAGGGATACAAATATGTGGTGGTTACTTCTACCTGGTGAAGGTAATGAGATCAGAAGAGGCTTCCTGGTGTTGGTGCGCTCCAGCTGAGTcctaaaaaagttttaaagagatTACCAGTCAAACAACTAAAGGAGGAAATGCATTCTGGGCAGAGGGTGGTGTAAAATGATCAGGTTTGCAGTTCATTTGGTCAGCCTCCCCTGAGCACAGACTAGAGAAGCTCTGCTCTTGGCTCTGGTGTCCAAGACAAGAAAATCAGTCTCAAGTCTTTGTCTCCAAAGGCCAGACACAGAAGATATTCAATTGTGGTATAATATGAAAACTGACAGAAGCTTCTAGAAACCCACAGAAGCAACTCACTGGCCCGACGGAGGAGGAAGGTTTATTGGTCATTTCAATATTTGCTTTCTATGAAGACAAACAATGTAGTATTATTACAGGCAGATATTGTTATGGACAGATACTATGATGGGCAGAATTGCTAAGGTATTAACCAAATCTTGTACTTTCTCTTCCTAGATGAAAGGCTGCATAAAGGTTTTGAAGGAACAGGCCCCGGACAGTGTGGAGGGGCTACTGAATGCCCTCAGGTGAGCTTCAACCCTGTGGGGTAGCAACCCTTCAGATCCACTGCTAATTTAGATGCTGCTAGGGTCCAAGGGCTAAAAACACCAAGCTTAACCTCTTACGTCTGTTAACACATGTTGAGGTCAGCCCCATTTTTATCATCCCCTTTTCACAGATGGAGGAAACTGAAATTTAGAGAAGTCAACTCACTTGGCAAAAGTTCTCACAGCAGATGGCTGAGCCAAGATTAAACCCTGGTCTGGGTGACCCTGCAGGTCAAAGACCAGATCCTGGCCACACTGCTTTGTGGTTGGTGGGGACTTGTCAGGAGAAGAAGCCTCCTGGGTCTCActtccccctccacccctgctccccagacctggctgcaTATGAGAATTAGGTGGGTAGCTTTTGCCAACACTGATGCTTGGGTCCAACCCAGACCAGATTAATTTTAATCGCTGGGATAGGGGCTCAGGCATCCATTTTGGGTTTGTGGGTTTGTTCTGAAGGTCCCTGCATGAGGCATCTGTGGAGTTGCCAATACTGAGAACCCTGCTCCCATGTCTGGATGCCCTTGTATCTGGTCAATGCCCCTGACAGCTCCTCACTGCTCCTGAGCCATGCTAAAGCACCTGCTCTTCCCAAGGACACATGCACTTAATCCACTGCAGGGCAGGACTCTTATTTGTTTAGCTGTGACACATCTATATAGTTTGTTGAATCAGGCCAATTGGATTGCCATCTGGAAAAGTTTATGGCCCCTGCTGTCTTAGTCATTGGTGATTTCCCTCTGTTCCTCTCAATACCATTCATGTAGTGAATGTTCAATAAGTGAAATGAAGCAATGATACTCTATGATGTACAACATGTATGTTTCAtgttctcatttaatcatcacaagtCAGAATGGTAAGATCTATTATCCCCATCTAATAAAGGAAGAAACTCGGATGCACATGACATGAATAAATTATACACTGAGGCTGATCCTTTTTggtgcagctgctaagtcaccaTTCTTCAGAACAGATGTAGCATTAACCTAAGAGTCTTTCAAATTCTGTGGGTAAACCAAGGTTTTTTTCCATTGATGCCCATTTCATAGAAGGCAGACTTTCCACACTCACTAAGAAAACTTTTggcttctgactttttttttaaagatttttttgatgcaGACCATTTTAAGTCTTTGTTAAATTCatgacaatattgcttctgttttatgttttggttttttggccatgagttGTGTGGGAATCTtggctccccgaccagggatcgaacccacgcccctTGCACTGAAaggttaaccactggaccatcagggaagtccaatgtcATTCTGTTAAGCAAGGCTTGGAGACCAGGGCACTGTGGTAGACTGCAAGTTCCACTGAGTTCTTGGCATTTTGTGTCTCTTCTAGGCACTGTGATGGTCAGAGGGTACAGACTTTTGAGGCAGCCAGACCTGGATCCACATCAGAAACCACAAATTGTTCATAAATCATGCATTGTTGTATTTGTCATCTGGAATGGGTCATTTAACATCTCTAAAtgtcagtttgctcatctgtaaaatggaagtaataACCTGTCCTGCAAAGAGttagtgtgagtgtgagtgaaatAAAAACTTCCACAGTGCTTGGAACACAGTCAAGATTTTACTACATGTtaattctcctttccttccttttcatgaCCAGTAAATGTGAAGATACACATTACACCACTTTTCTTTCCTATATGGGTCTGCCTTAGTGCCCCCTTGCGGTGGTAATGAGGATAAGCACTCTCACAAAAGGAGAAAACAGTAACTAGAGAGTTGGATATGTTGTTATGGTGactgggtggtaaagaatcctcctgccagtgcaggagatgtgggttcgatccctggtggaggaaatggcaacccattccagcatccttgcccggggaagcccatggacagaggagcctgtgtgctatagtccatagcatggcaaaagagtcacacatgacttagcaactaaacagcaacaacagtgttGCTATATGCAAACCAAGCTTTTACAATCGGTGACTCAGGAGGTGTGCCAAGAGCCTGCACTCAAGCACGTGAAATCTGTCTCCCTGGAAAACGAGATTGCTTGTTTCTCCTTCATGTAATTATTTGATTAGGTAGAAGATCTATTTGTTTAATAACCAAAATAtaaacttctttggaaggaaggatcgAATATTAAATCTGAGACTAAGTTGGACACTGAAGTGTGGCTCTTTGTGTAAAGAATGGATGCCAAGTTTGATTTCTAAATATCAGCTGTGCCTCTCAAGCCAAAGATGAGCTGACAACTCTGGTCAAAGCTTTCTCAGAGCATACTGTTTGCACACTGTTTGCACACTGACTGCCGTCATTTTCTCTCCATCCAGGTTCACTACAAAGCACTTGAATGATGAATCGACTTCCAAACAGATTCGAGCGATGCTTCAGTAAAGCCTTGCTCAATGAAGAGGATCTTTGAACTGACCTCAGAAGATGTATATGTTTACATAATTTAATACAGATTGATGTTAATACTTGTGTATTTACATAACCGTTTCCTTCTTGTCACTGAAATATATGGACCTTCATTTGTATCCTGACTgactcaacccagagatcataaATTGACTGGAGAGCCTTACCTTCAATGTCTAAAACAAAAACCCCTTCTCCAAAAGGCAGAATTTGGAGACGTTGATCTTTGCTACTGGAGTTCCTAACGCCTGTAACAATCAGAACTTCCCAACAGTTTGTGGTCATGTTTTAATTCTAGATTAAATTGATCTCTCTGGGAAGTATAGTTAGAGAAACACAAAGAGTTTGATTTCCTGGGTCAGCCCAGCTACAAGAAACACAACTGTTATCCTGACAGAGAGACAGGGGGAaccccagaaaagaaaaattccagtGGAGATATAAGCCCCAGTGTCTGGAATTCAGCACACCCCCTCTCTTTCCTCAGAAGGCACAGCACCCATCAACTTTTCTGTTTGCACCTATTTTATTTCTCAGCATTCTCTCTTCCTATTTTGATTTATACCCTGTAACATTCCCTTTCCATTTTTCAAGAGGAAAAAATCAGCATGTTTGCATCAgtttgtggaggagaaaggagaataGAAAGATGCACTCTTGTGGCTGGGCTGGTGACTGTCGTGGAAGTGGGGACAGGTGGGGAAGAAGGGCATCCAAGCAACAGTGGCAGTCATCTCTCTGCTTCAACCCTCTGTCTCCAGGACCAGGGAAGTGGAGCTCTGGCTAAAATTGTGGGTGAGGTTGCTAATGTTCCAGTTGTCTGTGGAGTGCTGGGCACACAACTCCTCCTAATAGGAGCCATGGCCTCTGGGGACCATTCATGTGGCAGCAAAGATCTAGCTAGAACTTAACTAGTTATCAGAAAGCTTGGGGACTTTAGAgaggagatttttattttctgattaccTGATATTTAAAAGACAGCTCCTCCAGGACCTAACTGCCAGCTTGTTACAATGTATAAACTCGGGCCTGAGTACTGGGATTAAATGGTAGACTTGTTGATTCAGAGTGAACTTGGAAAATTCACTTAAATTCTCTGcatctcactttcctcatctataaaatgggcaaataaaatagataacctccAATACTCCTATAAGACCATGAGCCAATAAGAAGACTGACTCTCTCATCCTTCCTTTGTAAATAGAATCCGGTAAGCATCACCCCACCTTGCCTTGATGATTAGCGATATGACAAGGGTTATCTGTCTGCAGATCAGAGTTTAGAGTGGAATCTTGGAAATCTTCTATTTATTCTGGTCTCCAGTGAGGATGAAGTCAAACAGCATCACCCCTCTGTACTACTAGAACCCAGGATGCCTCATTGCTGATTCcatgtccttttcttttcaccACGTGGCCTATGCATACATACTATAGGGTGATATTGGACACTTTTAAATATTCAACCTGGCCTGTATAATTGCTTGCCTGTTTCTGATGGAAGCAGAGAGTTATCCAGGGAATGATAATGCCAGAAGTTGGGTTTGTTATATCAGGGTTTGATGACATTGTCCCAAGGAATGAGCTGTCACACCATTACTTTCTGGATTTTGGTAGCCAGGTGGCAGTCCCTTGAGTCCTCTAAGAATAGGAGAGACatatttaggttttatttttaacaaatccaTTCAGTGGCAGAACGGATTCCCTGGTCTATATCTAAATGTCAGTCAGTCAACAAAGAGAGGAAAAGCCCTTTTCCTTGGAGCTTTTCAAGCTGAACAAGTACAGCTGGTTGGATGAGGGTTCTGTCATCATAACAGAAATGCACTAGATGGCTTTCAAAGACCTTTCCAAACCTAGGGATTCTAAAACCCTAGAGGAAGCCAGAAGTTGGGATAACACTGGGTGAACAAATTCATTAGATACTCAGCTTCTTTTACTTGGAAGCCACATGTTGTCTTTGGGCAACAACTGTCAAGACTAGAAATGTAGAAGTACTCAATATTTATTGTCATAGGGTCTATTTTCCTCCCATATCAGAGAAAGGACTTGCAGAGTAAATGGTTGAgcacatttataatttttaattcaacTTTCTCACAAGTGGGACCAAACATATGGGGTGAGGAGCTGCCGGCCTGCCCCAATTTAGCCAGGCCACCTTGTTTCAAAGCCAAGATTCACCAGAACATGGATTCTCAAAAGCCCAGGGCCTGAACTATTGCCTCCGGTTAGCAGCAGGACAGGTTAACTGAATGTCTGTGATCACTAACAGGTGGTGGGCCGTGGGTCCACTCCAGAGCTATAGTGGGAGACAGATTCTTTTAACAGGCTGTCCTTCAGGTGTCCTTGAACAATCACATTTTTGTATGCTGCATGCATGTGTGTCCAGGACCCATGAGCTGTTCAGGGGAAAGTGCTAGCCACGGTATCCATGTCAATGTTAGCTATATTTCATATTTGAGGTctcataattttcaaataaaagtgtACCCCATtattcagatatttatttttgGGCAAGTGACAAGGTGAAAATGACATTTCTTAGATGCACTGCTACTTTGGCATTATAATTTTGTTCTCGGAAACGTTTTATGTGCCACTAGACattagtttaaaaagaaagtgacCATGTTTTAAATTGTGGTGACCCATTGGAGCTGGAGTTTTAATTAAGAACCAGAAAGAAACTCCTGGATACTATCCTTTAACTATTAGTTAATACCATGCTT
Proteins encoded in this region:
- the CYRIA gene encoding CYFIP-related Rac1 interactor A, with amino-acid sequence MGNLLKVLTREIENYPHFFLDFENAQPTEGEREIWNQISAVLQDSESILADLQAYKGAGPEIRDAIQNPNDIQLQEKAWNAVCPLVVRLKRFYEFSIRLEKALQSLLESLTCPPYTPTQHLEREQALAKEFAEILHFTLRFDELKMRNPAIQNDFSYYRRTISRNRINNMHLDIENEVNNEMANRMSLFYAEATPMLKTLSNATMHFVSENKTLPIENTTDCLSTMTSVCKVMLETPEYRSRFTSEETLMFCMRVMVGVIILYDHVHPVGAFCKTSKIDMKGCIKVLKEQAPDSVEGLLNALRFTTKHLNDESTSKQIRAMLQ
- the CYRIA gene encoding CYFIP-related Rac1 interactor A isoform X1, with protein sequence MGNLLKVLTREIENYPHFFLDFENAQPTEGEREIWNQISAVLQDSESILADLQAYKGAGPEIRDAIQNPNDIQLQEKAWNAVCPLVVRLKRFYEFSIRLEKALQSLLESLTCPPYTPTQHLEREQALAKEFAEILHFTLRFDELKMRNPAIQNDFSYYRRTISRNRINNMHLDIENEVNNEMANRMSLFYAEATPMLKTLSNATMHFVSENKTLPIENTTDCLSTMTSVCKVMLETPEYRSRFTSEETLMFCMRVMVGVIILYDHVHPVGAFCKTSKIDMKGCIKVLKEQAPDSVEGLLNALRHCDGQRVQTFEAARPGSTSETTNCS